One genomic segment of bacterium includes these proteins:
- a CDS encoding PAS domain-containing protein encodes MSKKKKNAGFSLDEIQSHFNEQFFWIEGGDDPAVLFSENLQAVTGYTSTELNELGGWLSLILQDDLTYYRKTIDQWLQDSEKDILELNYRITRKDGRVVHLSEKIKIIRDQNRNIINKIGLVSDVSDHAKLVEKLKSKNEHLESMNSSKDNFLSILSHDLRAPFTSILGFSEIILNETKLPEKDKIEYVKFIYDSSNNQLQLINHLFDWAQIQTGKIKTDIQRLHAQSIAYSCISYLTAQAIRKNIHTNVSIPDSFFIDADERLVTKIFMNLISNAIKYSYENESVEISANIYNNNFTEFIVKDRGFGISETNKEKIFNIGRLFSTEGTKGEKGSGLGLMLSRLIVEKHGGEMWYFSTEGKGSEFHFTLPSAASYILLVVNDPTDINQLEEGISKFYPNLQVLKAENGFEAIEIISAKSPSLVIIEHDLPLMDGLQLIKSARNKHKSIRIPFIVFVDSASDDVVSSYQDLNVKIIKDKPSLTELLNDKIESLIYT; translated from the coding sequence TTGAGTAAAAAGAAGAAAAACGCAGGTTTCAGCCTTGATGAAATTCAAAGTCACTTCAATGAGCAGTTTTTCTGGATCGAAGGTGGTGATGATCCGGCTGTTTTATTTTCCGAAAATTTGCAAGCTGTTACAGGATACACCAGCACCGAGTTGAATGAGCTGGGCGGATGGTTATCTTTAATTCTGCAGGATGATTTGACTTACTATCGAAAGACAATTGATCAATGGCTTCAGGATTCGGAGAAAGATATACTTGAATTAAATTACCGGATAACAAGAAAAGACGGCAGAGTCGTTCATCTTTCTGAGAAAATAAAAATAATCCGTGACCAAAACAGAAATATCATAAATAAAATTGGGTTGGTGTCGGATGTTTCAGATCATGCAAAATTAGTGGAGAAATTAAAGAGCAAGAATGAACATCTTGAATCGATGAATTCATCAAAGGATAATTTTCTCTCTATACTCTCACATGACCTTCGGGCACCATTTACAAGTATTCTCGGTTTTTCTGAAATAATACTCAACGAAACTAAGCTACCCGAAAAAGATAAAATCGAATATGTGAAGTTCATTTATGATTCTTCAAACAACCAGCTTCAGCTCATAAATCATCTTTTTGACTGGGCGCAGATCCAAACCGGAAAAATAAAAACAGATATACAAAGACTTCATGCACAGAGTATTGCGTATAGCTGCATATCGTATCTAACGGCTCAGGCTATTCGCAAAAATATTCATACAAATGTCAGCATACCTGACTCGTTTTTTATTGATGCAGATGAACGGCTTGTAACAAAAATATTTATGAATCTCATCAGTAATGCTATAAAGTATTCATATGAAAATGAATCGGTTGAAATATCGGCGAATATTTACAACAACAACTTCACTGAATTTATAGTAAAAGACCGTGGTTTCGGTATTTCAGAAACCAACAAGGAAAAAATTTTTAATATTGGAAGACTTTTTTCTACCGAGGGGACAAAGGGTGAAAAGGGAAGCGGACTTGGGCTTATGTTATCCAGGTTAATAGTTGAGAAGCATGGAGGAGAGATGTGGTATTTTTCAACTGAGGGAAAAGGAAGTGAGTTTCATTTTACTCTTCCTTCAGCAGCAAGCTATATTTTGCTTGTTGTAAATGATCCGACAGATATCAATCAGCTCGAAGAAGGAATTTCAAAATTTTATCCGAACCTCCAGGTGCTTAAAGCCGAAAACGGATTTGAAGCAATCGAAATTATTTCAGCAAAATCCCCGTCGCTTGTTATTATTGAACATGATCTTCCATTGATGGATGGTTTGCAGTTAATAAAATCAGCCAGGAATAAACATAAGAGCATCAGGATTCCTTTTATAGTTTTTGTTGATTCAGCTTCAGATGATGTTGTAAGTTCATATCAGGACCTCAATGTAAAAATAATCAAAGATAAGCCATCGCTTACTGAATTATTGAATGACAAAATTGAATCTTTAATATATACTTAA
- a CDS encoding four helix bundle protein, which translates to MSTFRDLKVYQKAFKLAMDIFELTKSYPDEEKFGLIIQIRKSSRSVCSSIAEGYRKRKYPAHFVSKMTDADMENSETQVWLDFSLSCKYIDKIKYKNFIERSEEIGRMLNHMIENPEKYL; encoded by the coding sequence ATGAGCACGTTCAGAGACTTAAAGGTTTATCAAAAAGCATTCAAACTGGCAATGGATATTTTTGAATTGACTAAATCGTATCCTGATGAAGAAAAATTTGGCTTAATAATTCAAATAAGAAAGTCATCGCGAAGTGTCTGTTCTTCGATAGCCGAAGGATACAGAAAGCGAAAGTATCCGGCTCACTTCGTATCAAAAATGACTGATGCGGATATGGAAAACTCAGAGACACAAGTATGGTTGGATTTTTCATTAAGCTGCAAGTACATCGATAAGATTAAATACAAAAATTTCATCGAAAGATCTGAGGAAATAGGTAGAATGTTGAATCATATGATCGAAAATCCCGAAAAATATTTATAA
- a CDS encoding TonB-dependent receptor has translation MKYQFLTIIILLISAITTFAQELTGSMYGKVIDKTSNEPLIGANIIILGTDLGAATNAQGEFVINNIPPNTYQVRASVIGYNSVTKTDISVMPGRPAIVNFELTVTTIELEGVVVQSDYFIRNPIEVGSIKGFSNEEIRRSAGGFEDVVRAVSILPGVAQADPGRNDLIVRGGGPSENLYLIEGIPVQNINHFGTQGATGGPLSYINLDFVDATTFSTGGFSVLNGDKLSSVLTIDFREGRKDKIGGKGTISATQFGLDLEGPVTQNSTFIFSARRSYLDFIFKAADFSFVPEYYDGFAKFDWTIDNRNSISFLLISAFDNVKYFNDTEDQRYDNSRILGSDQTQYATGLSYRHLFTDGFLNLTLNRNYVDYNTQQSDSLLNPIFTNNSLEKENTLKADLIYKLSKITEVNAGISGKLINFEADVFVPEFVSTFGDSIPTTSINANENYSKFAAYTNLNFLLIDRLNLNLGVRADYFSPTTTAKTFFSPRFSASYRLTDITSFTFSTGVYHQSPSYIWLVGNEMNLELKNIRVNQYVLGVDQYFSADALFRVEGFLKDYFDYPTSLRRTYLIMANTGAGFAGSDENFASFGLDPLNSEGTGLAKGFEVSLQKKLSETPYYGILSLTYSEANFTALDNVERIGSYDQTWIFNISGGYKINEEWEVATKFRYSTGKPYTPYNSNGTQSVDQINTLRFPVNHSLDVRVDKRWFFTGWTLITYVDIQNIYNRKNITGIRWDQRTQEPEFNETIGILPSVGISAMF, from the coding sequence ATGAAATACCAATTTTTAACCATTATTATCCTTTTAATTTCGGCAATAACAACATTTGCACAGGAATTAACCGGCTCTATGTATGGAAAAGTGATTGATAAAACTTCCAATGAGCCTTTAATCGGTGCTAATATAATTATTCTGGGAACTGACCTGGGTGCTGCTACTAATGCACAAGGTGAATTTGTTATAAACAACATTCCGCCAAATACTTATCAGGTTCGGGCCTCAGTTATCGGCTACAACAGCGTTACAAAAACTGACATCAGTGTTATGCCTGGTAGACCTGCAATCGTTAACTTCGAACTTACAGTTACGACAATTGAACTGGAAGGAGTAGTTGTTCAAAGTGATTATTTTATTAGAAACCCAATTGAAGTCGGAAGTATTAAAGGTTTCAGCAATGAGGAAATAAGAAGAAGTGCCGGAGGATTTGAGGATGTGGTGAGAGCAGTTTCAATTTTACCCGGTGTAGCACAAGCTGATCCGGGAAGAAATGATTTAATTGTCCGCGGCGGTGGTCCTTCAGAAAATTTATATTTAATAGAGGGAATTCCCGTTCAGAATATTAATCACTTCGGAACACAGGGTGCAACAGGAGGTCCGCTCAGTTATATTAATCTTGATTTTGTAGATGCTACAACTTTTTCAACAGGTGGATTTTCAGTTTTGAATGGAGATAAACTTTCATCTGTTCTCACCATTGACTTTCGTGAGGGAAGAAAAGATAAAATTGGTGGGAAAGGAACTATCTCGGCAACTCAATTCGGACTTGATTTGGAAGGACCCGTAACTCAAAACTCGACCTTCATCTTTTCCGCAAGAAGAAGTTATCTTGATTTTATATTCAAAGCAGCAGATTTCTCATTCGTTCCTGAATACTACGATGGCTTTGCAAAATTTGACTGGACGATAGATAACAGAAATTCAATTTCGTTTTTACTAATCTCAGCTTTCGATAATGTAAAATATTTTAATGACACAGAAGATCAGAGATACGATAACTCGAGAATACTTGGAAGCGACCAAACACAATATGCAACAGGATTATCTTATCGCCATTTGTTCACAGATGGTTTTTTGAATCTTACTTTGAATAGAAATTATGTTGATTATAACACTCAGCAAAGCGATTCACTTCTGAATCCGATATTCACTAACAACTCATTAGAAAAAGAAAACACTTTAAAGGCTGATCTCATTTACAAGCTTTCAAAAATTACAGAAGTAAATGCTGGTATTTCAGGAAAGCTCATCAATTTTGAAGCAGATGTTTTTGTTCCTGAGTTTGTAAGTACTTTCGGGGACAGTATTCCGACAACGAGCATAAATGCAAATGAGAATTACAGCAAGTTCGCGGCTTATACAAATTTAAATTTCTTGTTGATTGACAGATTAAACTTAAATCTTGGAGTGCGTGCTGATTATTTCAGTCCCACTACAACTGCAAAAACATTTTTCAGTCCGCGTTTTTCTGCTTCTTACAGATTGACTGACATAACCTCGTTTACGTTCAGCACAGGTGTTTATCATCAATCACCTTCTTACATCTGGCTTGTTGGAAATGAAATGAATCTCGAATTAAAAAACATTCGTGTTAATCAATATGTCCTTGGAGTTGATCAATATTTTTCTGCTGATGCATTATTCAGAGTTGAAGGATTTCTGAAAGATTACTTTGATTATCCAACAAGTCTCCGGAGAACTTATCTGATTATGGCTAACACAGGTGCAGGATTTGCAGGTTCCGATGAAAACTTTGCTTCATTCGGATTAGATCCTTTAAACTCAGAAGGAACCGGCCTTGCAAAAGGATTTGAAGTATCGCTTCAGAAAAAACTTTCGGAAACTCCTTATTACGGAATTCTCAGTCTAACTTACAGTGAGGCTAATTTCACTGCACTGGACAACGTGGAGAGAATAGGAAGTTACGACCAGACATGGATATTTAACATTAGCGGTGGCTACAAAATAAATGAAGAGTGGGAAGTTGCAACCAAATTCCGTTACTCAACCGGCAAGCCTTACACACCTTACAATTCAAATGGAACACAGAGCGTCGATCAGATAAATACTTTACGCTTTCCTGTGAATCATAGTCTTGATGTGCGTGTTGATAAACGATGGTTCTTTACCGGATGGACTTTAATTACTTATGTTGATATTCAGAATATTTACAATAGAAAAAACATTACCGGAATCAGATGGGATCAGCGAACACAAGAACCTGAGTTTAATGAAACGATTGGAATACTTCCCTCTGTTGGTATAAGTGCAATGTTTTAG
- a CDS encoding NAD(P)/FAD-dependent oxidoreductase — MSKMKKEYDIIVVGAGPAGSMAARFAAEQGVSVLMLEKDRDVGYPVRCGEAISKVGVEEFIPSDDKWIATKISKFSFNAPDGTEVILDFGEAGYVLERRIFDYELARTAADAGVEILTRAYVNNLLFDDGKVVGVKYEFHGEQKEVKAKVVIAADGVESRVGRWAGLETHIDFRDMESAVQITAANIPVDQNTLYFYFGKDVAPNGYFWVFPKGHNKANIGLGVSGIIGKKKSAQSFLDDFMNKHYPNAPVLTKIAGGVPCAITLKKISAPGIMLVGDAARQVNPLSGGGIASGMIGGKIAGTIAAEAIKMNKLEHILNYDKAWADRLGKRHETFNRIKEGIYNFSDEKFNNIAHAFNKVPYEKRTLGRLFTTALINQPSLLVDIAKVFVI; from the coding sequence ATGAGTAAAATGAAAAAAGAATACGACATAATAGTAGTTGGTGCTGGACCTGCCGGATCAATGGCTGCACGGTTTGCTGCTGAGCAGGGAGTTTCAGTTTTAATGCTGGAAAAGGACAGAGATGTTGGTTATCCTGTCCGATGCGGTGAAGCAATTAGTAAAGTAGGTGTTGAAGAATTTATTCCTTCCGATGATAAATGGATTGCAACAAAGATAAGTAAATTTTCATTCAACGCTCCCGATGGCACAGAAGTAATTCTTGATTTTGGTGAAGCAGGTTACGTTCTTGAGCGCCGAATATTTGACTACGAACTTGCGCGAACTGCTGCTGATGCAGGAGTTGAAATTCTCACGCGTGCTTATGTTAATAATTTGTTGTTTGATGATGGTAAAGTAGTCGGAGTTAAATATGAGTTTCATGGAGAACAAAAAGAAGTAAAAGCGAAAGTTGTAATTGCTGCTGATGGAGTTGAATCACGTGTTGGTCGTTGGGCAGGACTTGAAACTCATATTGATTTTCGTGATATGGAAAGCGCTGTTCAAATTACTGCTGCTAATATTCCTGTAGATCAAAACACACTTTATTTTTATTTCGGGAAGGATGTTGCGCCAAACGGATACTTCTGGGTTTTTCCAAAAGGACACAACAAAGCAAACATTGGTCTCGGAGTGAGTGGAATTATCGGAAAGAAAAAATCCGCACAATCTTTTCTCGATGACTTTATGAACAAGCATTATCCGAATGCACCGGTGTTAACTAAAATTGCCGGTGGAGTTCCTTGTGCAATCACACTAAAAAAAATTTCTGCACCGGGAATAATGCTTGTTGGAGATGCAGCACGACAGGTTAATCCTTTAAGCGGTGGAGGAATTGCTTCGGGAATGATCGGCGGAAAAATTGCAGGGACCATTGCCGCTGAAGCAATCAAAATGAACAAGCTCGAACATATCTTAAATTACGACAAAGCATGGGCAGATAGACTCGGTAAACGACACGAGACCTTCAACAGAATTAAAGAAGGCATATACAATTTTTCAGATGAAAAGTTTAACAACATTGCACATGCCTTCAACAAAGTTCCTTATGAGAAGAGAACCCTCGGAAGATTATTTACAACTGCACTTATTAACCAACCTTCGCTTTTGGTAGATATTGCAAAAGTTTTTGTAATCTAA
- a CDS encoding DNA primase — protein MRIPESKIEEIRNSVDIVDVISQQVQLRKRGKNFIGLCPFHSEKTPSFTVSEEKQIFHCFGCHTGGNVFKFLTEFHKISFVEAVQELAEQQGITIEFDKQEFTEQQSEQEVLYDINTEAARYFLNNLLNDAEGEVARKYLHDRNIKTQTLRTFGLGYTLRGWENFINYARSRNLNIDKCIQLGLIGKNSEGKLFDKLPGRLIFPIFSPNGRVVAFAGRVLDPKDTGAKYINSPESLIYIKGRILYGLSFAKDDIRRLDKAIIVEGYMDLISLYQSGIKNVVAVSGTALTDDQVQLLSRYTKNVVLLFDADVAGIKASMRSIEILLKRDMEIKIVSLPKGEDPDSFVNKFGKEEFEELVKQAENFLEYETKYYESLGKFEDASTAAEAIRDLVKPVALIDDELKRNLLIRNIAKKFNLREKLLESELDKQIKQVKRFEKTDVRVIQQRKFEETTTTFIDATTEISPVIYNLEKEILKLLFEAEKPVAELVFAYLQPEDFSGSINRELFELVKGEFENDSNFTTSDLVSVLKDEKKEVYVRELTFDKYSVSSSWEDRFPSITTEMTLMKYAKDTVMKFVIERIEKRIQSNRREIELTEDESKLLELMKSNNELEREKKRIREELSN, from the coding sequence ATGCGAATACCCGAATCGAAAATAGAAGAAATTCGAAACTCAGTTGATATTGTTGATGTGATATCACAGCAGGTTCAACTGCGTAAACGGGGTAAGAATTTTATCGGACTTTGTCCGTTCCATTCAGAAAAAACTCCTTCATTTACAGTTAGTGAAGAGAAACAGATATTTCATTGTTTTGGGTGTCACACTGGCGGGAATGTTTTCAAGTTTTTAACCGAATTTCATAAAATTTCTTTTGTTGAAGCCGTGCAGGAACTTGCGGAGCAGCAGGGAATTACGATTGAATTTGATAAGCAGGAATTCACTGAGCAGCAATCCGAGCAGGAAGTTCTTTATGATATCAACACAGAAGCAGCAAGATATTTTCTGAATAATCTTTTAAATGATGCCGAGGGAGAAGTTGCACGAAAGTATCTTCACGATAGAAACATAAAAACACAAACACTCCGAACATTTGGTTTGGGTTACACTTTGCGGGGATGGGAAAATTTTATCAACTATGCTAGGAGCAGAAATTTAAATATTGATAAATGCATTCAACTTGGATTGATTGGAAAAAATTCGGAAGGAAAGTTGTTTGATAAACTTCCTGGAAGATTAATCTTTCCGATTTTCTCACCAAATGGAAGAGTAGTCGCGTTTGCAGGCAGAGTTCTCGATCCGAAAGATACAGGTGCAAAATATATAAACTCACCCGAGTCACTCATCTATATTAAAGGAAGAATTCTTTACGGACTTTCATTCGCAAAAGATGATATTCGAAGACTTGACAAAGCGATTATTGTTGAAGGCTATATGGATTTGATTTCACTTTATCAAAGTGGAATTAAAAACGTTGTTGCTGTTTCAGGAACTGCATTGACAGATGATCAGGTCCAGCTATTATCACGATACACAAAAAATGTTGTTCTTCTTTTTGATGCTGACGTTGCCGGAATAAAAGCTTCTATGAGAAGCATCGAAATATTACTTAAGCGTGATATGGAAATAAAGATTGTCTCGCTGCCGAAAGGAGAAGACCCTGATTCATTCGTGAATAAATTCGGCAAAGAAGAATTTGAAGAACTGGTTAAGCAAGCGGAAAACTTTTTAGAATATGAAACAAAGTATTATGAATCACTCGGTAAGTTTGAAGATGCTTCAACAGCAGCAGAAGCAATTCGAGATTTAGTAAAGCCGGTTGCATTGATCGACGATGAACTAAAAAGAAATCTGCTGATTAGAAATATTGCCAAAAAGTTTAATCTGCGGGAAAAGCTTCTCGAATCGGAACTTGATAAACAAATTAAGCAGGTAAAGCGGTTCGAGAAAACTGATGTGAGGGTAATACAGCAAAGAAAATTCGAAGAAACTACTACAACATTTATCGATGCGACAACTGAGATATCACCCGTTATTTACAATCTGGAAAAAGAAATTCTGAAGTTATTATTCGAGGCGGAGAAACCAGTCGCAGAACTTGTTTTTGCTTACTTGCAACCGGAAGATTTCAGCGGTTCAATCAATCGAGAATTATTTGAATTGGTAAAAGGTGAATTTGAGAACGACTCTAATTTTACAACAAGCGACCTGGTTAGTGTGCTTAAAGACGAGAAGAAAGAGGTGTATGTTCGTGAACTTACTTTTGATAAATATTCGGTCAGCAGCAGCTGGGAAGATAGATTCCCAAGTATCACAACCGAAATGACTTTAATGAAATATGCAAAAGACACTGTGATGAAATTTGTAATTGAAAGAATCGAAAAACGGATTCAATCCAATCGCAGAGAGATTGAGCTGACAGAAGATGAATCGAAATTATTAGAGCTGATGAAAAGTAATAACGAGCTTGAAAGAGAAAAAAAGAGAATTAGAGAAGAGTTGAGCAATTGA
- a CDS encoding 4Fe-4S binding protein, whose product MIEILPDKCDFCGCCVGVCPEDAIELKEAEIFIIDPRCTNCAKCVWSCPIEVIKFNKEGVVVK is encoded by the coding sequence ATGATTGAAATACTTCCGGATAAGTGTGACTTTTGCGGCTGTTGTGTCGGCGTTTGTCCTGAAGATGCAATTGAACTTAAGGAAGCAGAGATTTTTATCATTGATCCAAGATGTACTAACTGTGCTAAGTGTGTTTGGTCCTGTCCGATTGAGGTAATCAAGTTTAATAAAGAAGGTGTGGTGGTGAAATGA